A single window of Acipenser ruthenus unplaced genomic scaffold, fAciRut3.2 maternal haplotype, whole genome shotgun sequence DNA harbors:
- the LOC131730550 gene encoding distal membrane-arm assembly complex protein 1-like codes for MSGPSVERDASIPALPQPAPRKALFSGCWGCRVTCGAGLLCAGGYVFMAARTVLKRGGPARVGTVAQIFFSACLASWGIVILADPVGKSQRKT; via the exons ATGTCTGGGCCTAGCGTCGAAAGAGACGCCTCGATCCCCGCTCTGCCGCAACCCGCTCCCCGGAAAGCGCTTTTCAGCGGCTGCTGGGGCTGTCGGGTTACCTGCGGGGCCGGGCTGCTGTGCGCCGGGGGCTACGTCTTCATGGCCGCCCGGACTGTCTTAAAGAGAGGGGGTCCCGCCAGAGTGGGGACGGTGGCACAGATCTTTTTTTCTGCgt GTTTGGCATCGTGGGGGATTGTGATCCTCGCTGATCCGGTTGGAAAATCTCAGaggaaaacctga